In Struthio camelus isolate bStrCam1 chromosome 4, bStrCam1.hap1, whole genome shotgun sequence, a genomic segment contains:
- the INTS12 gene encoding integrator complex subunit 12 produces MATTVNLELDPIFLKALGFLHSKSKDSAEKLKALLDESLARGTDSSYRPSQKEVEQPKVSVTKPVSSKQEPKASSSLPSGNNNGKPTVSEKVKKETEKRSGDKIKVEAAEGVDAPKKPRLEKQEARSSPITVQTSKDLSMPDLSSFEETSADDFAMEMGLACVVCRQMTVTSGNQLVECQECHNLYHQDCHKPQVTDKEVNDPRLVWYCARCTRQMKRMAQKTQKPPQKPAPAVVSVAPAVKDPLVKKSEIKSKLDNPPAFLAFKRTEVKTSTAVSGNSASTSVSSSATSGLTGWAAFAVKTSSASPSTAKLGSTAQSASGKPAASSNNQKPVGLSGLATSKPGLGSKIASANNNTNPAQLKPPPPLTLGKTTLSRSVSSDNVSKVGLPSPSSTTPSSSSQVPSGNGNSGTTGNSGGSASKTAADTGNQSASLKGPTSQESQLNAMKRLQMVKKKAAQKKLKK; encoded by the exons ATGGCTACTACAGTGAACTTGGAGCTTGATCCCATTTTTTTGAAAGCCTTGGGCTTCTTGCATTCGAAGAGTAAAGATTCTGCTGAAAAGCTGAAAGCACTTCTTGATGAGTCTTTGGCCAGAGGAACCGATTCAAGCTATCGTCCTTCTCAGAAG GAAGTAGAGCAACCAAAAGTATCTGTTACCAAACCTGTTTCCAGTAAGCAAGAGCCTAAAGCGTCTTCTAGTTTGCCTTCAGGCAACAACAATGGCAAGCCGACTGTATCAGAGAaggtgaaaaaagaaacagaaaagagatcaGGTGACAAA ATAAAAGTGGAAGCTGCTGAAGGAGTTGATGCTCCAAAGAAACCAAGACTAGAGAAGCAAGAGGCTCGTTCGTCTCCTATTACGGTTCAGACGAGCAAGGATTTATCCATGCCTGATTTATCTAGCTTTGAGGAAACTAGTGCTGATGATTTTGCTATGGAAATGGGTTTGGCCTGTGTTGTTTGCAG GCAAATGACAGTTACTTCTGGGAATCAGTTAGTGGAGTGTCAGGAGTGCCATAATCTCTACCACCAGGATTGCCATAAACCTCAGGTGACAGACAAGGAAGTGAATGATCCTCGACTGGTTTGGTATTGCGCACGCTGTACCAGACAGATGAAGAGAATG GCTCAAAAGACACAAAAACCACCTCAAAAACCAGCTCCTGCTGTGGTTTCAGTTGCGCCAGCTGTGAAAGATCCATTGGTCAAGAAGTCAGAAATTAAGTCAAAACTTGATAATCCACCAGCTTTTCTAGCGTTCAAGAGAACAGAAGTCAAG acctCAACAGCAGTTTCGGGGAACTCAGCCAGTACAAGTGTTTCCTCTTCAGCAACCAGTGGCCTTACAGGATGGGCTGCTTTTGCAGTCAAAACCTCCTCTGCCAGTCCCTCAACTGCCAAACTGGGATCAACAGCACAGAGCGCCAGTGGGAAACCTGCGGCCTCTTCTAATAATCAGAAACCTGTGGGTTTGTCAGGTTTGGCAACTTCCAAACCAGGACTAGGGTCAAAAATAGCTTCGGCTAACAACAACACAAACCCTGCTCAGCTGAAGCCTCCTCCACCTCTGACACTGGGAAAAACCACTCTCAGCCGTTCGGTAAGCAGCGACAACGTCAGCAAAGTAGGTCTTCCTAGTCCCAGCAGTACTACGCCAAGTAGCAGCAGCCAGGTACCCAGCGGGAATGGCAACAGTGGGACCACGGGTAACAGCGGGGGCAGTGCaagcaaaacagcagcagataCTGGTAATCAGTCAGCCTCCCTAAAAGGCCCAACTTCTCAGGAGTCTCAGCTCAATGCCATGAAAAGGTTACAAATGGTCAAGAAGAAAGCTGCTCAAAAGAAACTCAAGAAGTAA